A window of the Physeter macrocephalus isolate SW-GA chromosome 7, ASM283717v5, whole genome shotgun sequence genome harbors these coding sequences:
- the LOC112067076 gene encoding 60S ribosomal protein L31-like, producing MAPAKKGSEKKKGWSAINEVVTRENMVNIHKCIHALGFKKRTPRALKEIQIFAMKEMRIPDVCIDTRLNKSVWANGIRNVPYHIHVQLPRKRNEDEDSPNKFYTLFTYPPLATLKNLQTVNVDEDC from the coding sequence ATGGCTCCCGCAAAGAAGGGAAGCGAGAAGAAGAAGGGCTGGTCTGCCATCAATGAGGTGGTGACCAGAGAAAACATGGTCAACATTCACAAGTGCATCCATGCACTGGGTTTCAAGAAGCGCACCCCTAGGGCACTCAAAGAAATCCAGATATTTGCCATGAAGGAGATGAGAATTCCAGATGTATGCATTGACACCAGGCTCAACAAATCTGTCTGGGCCAACGGAATAAGGAATGTCCCATACCATATCCATGTGCAGTTGCCCAGAAAACGTAATGAAGATGAAGATTCACCAAACAAGTTCTATACATTGTTTACCTATCCACCTCTCGCCACTTTGAAAAATCTGCAGACAGTTAATGTGGATGAGGACTGCTGA